Genomic segment of Acidimicrobiia bacterium:
ACCGTGGGCGCGCCGCAGCTCCGCCGCCGCCGCCGGCGGGTCCTGGAGCGGCAGCATGGCCGCCCCGTACAGCCGGCGCCGGTCGGCCTCGCAGTAGCCGGCGAGCCAGTCGTTGTACGCCCGGGCCAGGGCCACCGCGGTCGGCGGGTCCTCTACGGCCCAGAAGTTCAACCCCAGCGACGGGTAGAGCACCGCCGCGTCGATGCCCTCGCCGTCCATGTCGGCGAGGCGCACGATGGGATCGAAGCCGCCGGGCTGGGCCTCGTCGTAGGTCCGCGAGTGCTCGAGGTCCTCCATCCGCGACCCGGGGGAGCCGAGGAAGCCGAGGGAGACGGTCACGATCTCCTGCCCGCCGACCGTGACGTGGTCGAGGCCAACCGCGTCCCGCGCCGAGTGCAGGCGCTGGTCGAGCGGGAGCGCGGCGAAGGCCGACAGGGGCTCCAGGACGTGCCCGTCAGCGTCGATGACTCGGCCCATGGGTCCGCATGCTGCGACCGCCGGCCCGACGGGTCAAGCCGGCCGACCGCTGCCGGCGGAACCCGCGGCCTCGCCCCGGCGTTGTAGGAGGGGAGGAGAAGAGATGGGGAACGAAGGAACTGCGCACCTGCACGAGCGCCGGCAGCGCCTCACCGGGCGGCTGCGGCGGCTGGTCCGCGGCCTGGTCTGGCAGCTGCCCGAGCGGGCCTACCCGAGCGAGCACCCCTGGAGCCGACACCACGGCGGGACGCCGGTCGGCTGACCGGCGGTCGGTCACGCCGGCGCGCCGGGCCGGTGCCCTAGGTTCGACCCGAGGGAGGAACCATGGGCGATCGGCTCGCCGGGCGGGTCGCGATCATCACGGGCGCCGGCATGGGCATCGGGCGCGGCATCGCCCGCCGCTACGCGCGCGAGGGATGCCGCGTCGTCGTCGCCGAGGTCCAGGCCGAGCACGGACGGCGGGCCGCGGCGGACATCGTCGAGCAGCTCGGCGGCCAGGCTCGCTTCGCCGAGGTCGACGTGGGCCACCAGCGCGACGTGCGGCAGATGGTGGCCGACACCGTGGCGACCGAGGGACGCATCGACATCCTCGTGAACAACGCCCAGGGGTACACGCCCCTCGTCCCGCTCGAGGAGAAGACCGACGACATGATGGCCCGCTCCTTGGACACCGGGCTGTGGGCGACGTTCTGGTCGATGCAGGCGGCCTTCCCCCACATGCGCGAGAAGCGGTTCGGTCGC
This window contains:
- a CDS encoding SDR family oxidoreductase, with product MGDRLAGRVAIITGAGMGIGRGIARRYAREGCRVVVAEVQAEHGRRAAADIVEQLGGQARFAEVDVGHQRDVRQMVADTVATEGRIDILVNNAQGYTPLVPLEEKTDDMMARSLDTGLWATFWSMQAAFPHMREKRFGRIINFCSLNGVTGAWYSVDYNAAKEGIRGLTRSAAREWGQHNITVNAIAPGAASEGYRAWADRNPEQARAAESTVPLRRVGDPEEDLGGVALFFASDDGAYITGHTLFADGGAHMGAGWQPPRSTTPDGLGHFVADGTS